The sequence ggggggggccagcCCGGTCTCCGTAAGGACAAAGCCGGAAGGCGTCTGTGACGGAcccgctggggtggggggagccccgtGAGCCCCCCCCCCGTCGCTGAGCTCCCGGGCGGAGGGGGACACAGGGGGGGGGTTTGGCAAGTGGAATAGTTTTTTATTAGCAGGTAACAaagcccgggcagagcccccggGCGACCccggccccccctgccccccccgctctcacctgggactccccggacacctgggtcccttcCCCTCGGCCGGGCCGGGGGCCCTTTGCTCTGTATCCCTGTCCCTGCCGGGCGTCTTACAAAGCCAgacaagaacccaggagtcctggctcctcccccgcccctgtCCCAAGCCACTAGACCCCCctcagagctggagagagaacccaggagtccgggctcccagccgcccctcccccggGCCCCACTCGCGACAGTCACAACGTTTTTTGGGTGGAATTTCCTGAGTTTgttcggggggggggttggtttggttcaggctgcccgggggggggaggcgcCCCCTGGTGGGCGGGGCGGAGTCCTGCGCCCGCCCCAGGGATGAGACCCTTCCGGGATGTACCCCAAAATCACAGCCCTGGGATTGctccggacgcctgggtcccttctggcccggtccctctgcagctccctggacgcctgggtcccctttCTGGCCAAGTCTCTCTGCAGctccccggacgcctgggtcccttctggcccggtccctctgcagctccctggacgcctgggtcccctttCTGGCCAAGTCTCTCTGCAGctccccggacgcctgggtcccttcCAGACGATTCCCTCTGCAGCTCCCTGGATGCCTGAGTGGCCGAGTCGTTCTGCAGCttcccggacacctgggtccctttCCTGGCCGAGTCCTTCTGCAGCtccccggatgcctgggtccctcCCAGACAATTCCCTCTGTAGCTCCTCGGATGCCTGGGTCCCTTTTCTGGACGAGTCTCTCTGCAGCtccccggatgcctgggtccctcCCAGACAATTCCCTCTGCAGctccccggatgcctgggttccatcTGGCCGATTCCCTCTGCAGctccccggatgcctgggttccgtCTGGCCgagtgcctctgcagctccccggacgcctgggtccctcactctcctgggggcggggaggggggggtggccGGCCCCCTACAGACGGACCAGGCCCAGGAAGGTCCCGTGCGGGCTGAGGTCCAGGGACGCGTTGGCCCGGGGCACACGGAGACTCAGCTGGTCCCCACGGTGCAGCTGGAAAAcgcctggggggggggaacacacaTTATCATGGGGGGGGTCCAGAGAGCCCATCCCCCACCTGCTGCCGGACAGCCGCCCCGTTCCCTCTAACTGCCCCCCAGTGGCTGCAAATTCCCCTCCCCCGGGGTGGTCCCCCCCCTGTAGCTATAACACACCCCCCCATGCCTGgatccccccccgcccgccgctcaCCTCCGCTGTAGCAGCTGTTGTAAGCCTGCTCCGGCTCGCGGGGCATGCTCTGCACACAGCGCAGCAAGATCTGCCCCGGCCCCCCGGCCGACGCCCGCCACAGCACCTGCCCCATGGTGAACGTGGGGTCGTGGAACAGCACCTGGGGGGgcggcaggggagaggggctgagggttggagtggggggtcccggggcctgtcccctctagggggcgccggctcccacccagccccagggcggggactggctggctcaggggggcagggaatggggcaggggcctgtcccctctggggggcgccggctcccacccggccccagggcggggactggctggctcaggggggcggggaatggggcaggggcctgtcccctctggggggcgccggctcccacccggccccagggcggggactggctggctcaggggggcggggaatggggcagaggcctgtcccctctggggggcgccggctcccccccggccccggggTGGAAAATGGCCCTTACCTGGCTGTAGACGAGGTACAATCCCGTCTGCTTCACGGTCACGTCCGGGCCGCTCACTTCCAGCGCCCGGCCCTGCTGCAGGAACGGCTGCCACCAGATCTCAGTCATGTCCCCCTCATCTGTGGGGGCGATGGGGGGCTGTTAGCaccccctggctccctgcccccccccgctctaaccccccagcccctactcccctcccagagcaggggagagaacccaggagtcctggctcccagcaccccctgctctaacctaccagcccccactcccctcccagagccggagagagaacccaggagtcctggctcccagcccccctgctctaacccaccagcccccactcctcccagagcaggggagagaacccaggagtcctggctcccagcccccgctctaacccaccagcacccactcccctcccagagccgggaagagaacccaggagtcctggctcccagccccctctgctctaacccaccagcccccactcccctcccagaacccaggagtcctggctcccagccccccctgctccaaccaccagcccctactccccgcccagagccggggagagaacccaggagtcctggctccgagccccccccctgctctaaccccccagtccccgctcccctcccagtgccagagagagaacccaggagtcctgatggtCAGCGTGGGTCACCCAGGGAAGGGggatgctggggtggggagtggggggggacgACTCACTGTTGGTGGAGCGATGGCTGGGGGCCAGGTGCAGAACCGAGCGTTTCCCTAGGAGTCAGGTGGAGAGACAGAGACAGTGACTCCCccgttcccctcccctcccccctttgccccACGGCTGCCGGAGCCCGGATCTCCCAGTGAGCTCAGAGCCGCTGGGGCCTTTAACAGTCCTACCACTGGGATCCCACTGCTGCCACCAAGCGCTGTGAACCTCAGGGCTTGCGTGAGCTCCCCAGCACCACTGCCTGCACCGTGGGTCTGAGCCCAACGTCTCCACCCCAGAGGCCAACCCCGGAGGATCGCACCCCGCACCGCAAAAGACATGGGGGTTAATGGAGCTAATCCGCGATCGATCCCACTGCTGACACCAGCTCAACTGGGTGATCCACTGCGGCGGGCGCTGGGGCAACACCTCTTACCAGAAACTGACCTGGGAGGCAAAAACTGGAAAAGGAATCCAGGCCTGACCGCACtgcaatcaggagtgactccggattcaCCCCGGGAGGCAGCTGACAGCCGCATCCGGCCGTTCCCCTGCTGAGTTTGTCACTTTCTACTTTCATTTCTCAATATCCTGTTCCCCTGCAGACcacagccagtccccgccctggggttggatgggagccggcgccccctagaggggacagtccccgttccccacccccacccaagggTGGGTCACTTGCCACTTTCACTTCATCCCCAGCCACTCACTGTGCTGCTGCCGCTGATCCTGCTGCCTTGAGATCCCCTCGGAGCCCCGTTTCCCCCTTCGCCAAACCAGGGGGGGCTGGACCCCCGCAGCCAGGGGGGACTCCAGCTCCCCGGGCCCCTGAACCAAGAGCAGACAGGAGAGGGTTAACCCTGCCGccaacccccactgccctcccagagccagagagagaacccaggagtcctggctcccagcccccccccgctctaaccaccagcccccactcccctcccagagccggggagagaacccaggagtccgggctcccagccccccctgccctaacccaccagcccccactcccctcccagagccgggaaagaacccaggagtccgggctcccgcCCCGCCTCCCGAGCCGGCAGTAAGTGGGTCGCTCTGTACATTCCTCTCCGCCATGTGGggttttcccaggggggcggGTTCTTTCCGCCTCCTCGCCCAGCGGTAAGAGTCGGTGCCAGGTTTGCGTTTGCGGCTCCCCGCGGCccgatgcggggggggggggttcatctTTAACCCTTCAGGGGTCTCCCCCCTCCCGGCTGCTGCCCCGTGGAGGACAAGGGGGAGGCGAGAGCGAAGCAGCAGCTCGGACCTTCCCCGGTAAGTTTCACCCGCCCCTCTggagccccttcccctcccagagctgggagagaacccaggagtcctggctcccagccccccctgctccaacccaccagcccccactcccctcccagagccagggagagaacccaggagtcctggctcccagccccccctgctctaaccaccagcccccactcccctcccagagccggggagagaacccaggagtccgggctgccagccccccctgctctaaccaccagcccccgctgCCCTCCCATGTGGatccctgggtggggggagcctctCACCTGATTCTCTCCCCTCCTGGCGGCCACCAGCTCCCCCCGGAGCTGGGTCAGTTCCCCCCGCAGGGCTCCCAGGTGGGCCTGCTGGGCCATGAGGGCGATGAGACAGGCCAGCACCCCCAGGGCCGCGgctccccccagccacagcccccccagAGCCTGGCACCCCGGGGCCCCGGCCATGAGAGCTGGGGAGAGTCACCTCCCCCCTGGCTTCCCCCCCACCTGATCCCCCCAAACCCAGTCCCGGACCACCCCCTCGCTAGGTGCTCCCCCAAATCCCTGACCAGATACCCCCAAATCCCCCTTCCTGAGTCCCCTAACTgctcccccaaatccctgcccagaTACCCCCAAATCCCCTTccagagcccccaccctcccTAGCTGCACCCACAAATCCCTGCCCAGATACCCCCAAATCCCCCTtccagagccccccacccctccctagCTGCACCCACAAATCCCTGACCAGATACCCCCAAatccccttcctgagcccccaccctcctAGCTGCACCCACAAATCCTGATCAGATACCCCAAATCCTCCTTCCTGAGCCCCTaactgcaccccaaatccccacccagATATCCCCAAATCCCTTCCTGAGCCCCTAGCTGTGCCCCCAAATCCCTCCTTGACACCCCAAAAATCtcacacccagagccccctcccctcctagcTGTGCCCCAAATTCCTGCCCGGACCCTCCAAAATCTCCCCGGCCTGTTCTTAAAGCCCCCGAAAATCCCCctgctcacccccccacacctctccGGAGCCCAGTGAGGCCTGGGTTAGCCCAGGGGGTGCAGCTGGGATCTGGGGGTGCTGCCAGCGCCCCGGCCGGGGGGCCCCTTTGCAGGTTCCGGGGGGTGGCCGGCGAGTCCCGGGCTGCGGCCGGCGAGTGGCGGGCGCTGGCGTCTGGGTCTTGCGcaaggggacgggggggggggaagagggcgtgggggggggaggaaaccaccCAGTGCCCGCGGCCTAGCCAGCTGTATCCGTCTGCCAGCTGGCAGGGACCGTTACCCCCGCCCCAGCGGCGAATGGGTGGGGGGGTCCCCCCACTTCAGATCTCTGTGGGTGCCCCCGAGAACCTCCCCCCCTCCTGCAAAATCCCTCTCTTGAGGTGTCCCCAAAAATCTCTGCCCCAACCTTTACCCCTCTGGGGAGGTCACCCCCATGTCTCTGAGCTCACCCTGAATTTTCCAGGGACCCCCTGAATTCATCCCCAAATATCCGGCTCCCCCTTCTTGCCTCAGGCCTCCAGAACTCCAGTCATCCCCTGATTTCTATCTCCCCCCCAAAAATACTTGGATTCATTCATATCTGCGTAGGAAGGATGAATGCACTTCGGTCCCGGGGTGTTAGAACAGCTGGGAaacttccctgcccccccaatagactagaacccaggagtcctggctcccagcccccccctgctctaaccaccagcccccactccccttccagagccagggagagaacccaggagtcctggatcccagcccccctgctctaaccaccagcccccactcctctcccagagccagggagagaacccaggagtcctggctcccagcccgccctgctctaaccagcacccccactcctctcccagagccagggagagaacccaggagtcctggctcctagcccccgCCCCTTGTCTAACCCCTCGCCTTTCGCTGAGATGTGTCAAcgtctggggcggggcggctggtgacccagggacccctcgcccggcactgagatgcagccacctctggggcggggcggccagttacccagggacccctcgcccggcgctgagatgcggccacctctggggcggggcggccggtgatccagggacccctcgcccggcgctgagatgcggccacctctggggcagggcggctggttacccagggacccctcacccggcgctgagatgcagccacctctggggcggggcggctggttatccagggacccctcgcccggcgctgagatgcggccacctctggggcggggcggccggttacccagggacccctcgcccggcgctgagatgcagccacctctggggcggggcggccggtgacccagggacccctcacccggcgctgagaagcggccacctctggggcggggcggctggttacccagggacccctcgcccggcgctgagatgcggccacctctggggcagggcgtggCGTGGCGGCAGTTGAGATAACCCAGGTTCAGGCTTTCTCGGGAACTGAAATGTGTGATCATCAGTTTGTTCTGGTGAGTGCGAACACCAGATAAGGTCCCGCAGGCCCGGCCCAGCCACCCACGCGGCCGCGGGCTCCGGGAAAGCGATCGATCCTAGCGGCCTTCACCCCAGGGGGCAGAATCGAGGGGCCCTGGcggggctgggctagcgggggccGTGGGTCAGGACAgacagggggcggggagctgagGCGGTCTGTGTCccggggtggatggatggagggtgCCGTGGGGAGGGCCGGCTGGCTCAAGGTCGGGTAGACGGATACACCatagcacctgctgctggctcagCGTGGGTCTATTgaggcctgcctcagtttccccaacacAACATCCACCCCCCTCTCTGGCCTCTGGTCTATTAAGGCCTGCACAAAGCCTTTCCAAAGAAAACTCACAcctgtttcccctccctcagccccacgcTTCCTGTTCTGCCAGCACCTGCCGCCTGGAATTTGGCCTCCCTCCAGGCGCCGTCTGCCGGCAGCCAGCTCTGCCTTTCTAAGCTGCCCGGGACTCTGCTCCCCTTCTCGCACCCTGTGACAAACCGGGTCACGGCTGTTTTGCTCGACAGATGGCCCCGGCGGCGCGGACCGATCCGGCTCAATGGAAGGAGCAACTAAGTGCACCACGTGTGCAGCGAGAGATGACACCGCGGAAAGCCACCGCCCAAGGTGCTAAGCCCTGCGGCTGGAGGGGTTTCCCTGGGACCGATGCTTAagggcatgggctgagggatcgACGGGTCGCCGCTGTGTGTGAGGCACAGAGAGCGATGGAGGCAcagaaagccagagaggcagGCGGGGTGCGGGTCACCCGGAGAGGAAGTCACGAGACGGAGCTCCTTGGGGCACAGGACCGGCCGGAGAAGCGGGCCGGGGAATTTCTGCGCCAGGAAGCCAGCTGCGGCTGTCGGTCTCTGCCGCGGCCAGGGAGGCGGGCCGGTGTTGGCCGTTCATGGTAAAATAAACGGGTTGGCGCCAAAGAACAAACCTCAGTGGGACCGTCCTAGGCGAAACACCCCTGCCCGCATACAGgtccggggagagaacccaggcgtcctggctccaagccccccccccgctctaaccactagcccccactcccctcccagagaacccaggtCAAACCATTCGCCACAGACAAGGCCCCAGCGTTTTAATTGTCCTTTTAATAATCGTTTCTGCGATAAAATCGTCTGTGTCCCGCCTCCCGCCTCCCACGGGCACCaattgtgtgtgcgtgtgtgtgcccCGCCCCCGGAGGGGGCGGGTGTTTATTGGTTCGCTGCAAGGCCCCACCCACCCACGCCTCAGCCTATCAGGCACCGGGGGGCCCGGTGTCCTATTGGCCGCCAGTGCTGTCGAGCGGAGGGCCGAGGGCGTCCATGTGCCCCCTGGTGGCAGAAAGGGGCACtgcgccccccagccagggggtgGGTATGTTCGTGCGCCCCCTGGTGGCTGCAAGCGGCACtgcgccccccccagccagggggtgGGTATGTTCGTGCGCCCCCTGGTGGCTGCAAGCGGcactgcgcccccccccccagccaggaggtGGGTATGTTCGTGCGCCCCCTGGTGGCTGCAACGGGTACTGTGACCCCCATGTGCCACTTTCccctgctgtggggggaggggtttggctGGACTTGGTGTTTTATCCCTGCCCTGAGTGTTGGGGACAggaagagccaggaagagaacccaggagtcctggctcccagcccccccgctctaaccaccaggccccactcccctcccagagccggggagagaacccaggagtcctggctcccagcccccctgctctaaccaccaggccccactcccctcccagagccggggagagaacccaggagtcctggctcccagcccccctgctctaaccaccaggccccactcccctcccagagccggggagagaacccaggagtcctggaccccagccccccctgctctgacccgtcagcccccactcccctcccggagccagggagagaacccaggcgtccgggctcctcAGATGTTAATAACCCCCCCACTGAAGCGGCAGTAAAggaattcggggggggggggtccccagctGGACGGGAAGGATCTCGCCAGGGTTCTCTGGGTCGCTGGATTTAGGGGGAGCCAGAGGCCATCATCCAGTGGCGGGGAGTCGCGTGGGTCAGAACCGCACCCACACAACGCTGCGTAGGGTGTGACCCCACCCCCAGACACTGGGGTCCGGGAGAAGCCGAGGGGACGGGGCGGGCAGGAGGGCGCGGTCCACCGGGATCCGATCCGAAGAACGGGGAGCACAACTGGTGGCCCCATGGGTGTGATCCAGAACACTGGAGCCTGCTTccttcccagagccggggagagaacccaggagtcctggctcccagcggcccctgctctaacccaccagccccccactcaggcccaggagtcctggctcccagcttcccctgctctaaccccacggcccccactcccctcccagagccgggcagagaacccaggagtcctggctcccagcgcccccggctctaacccaccagcccccactcctctcccagagccggggagagaacccaggagtcctggctcccagccccccctgctctaaccaccagcccccactctccttgcagagctggggagagaacccaggagtcctgactcccagccccgacctgctctaaccactagactccactctcgtcccagagctggggatagaacccaggagtcctggctcccagccccctcctgctctggcCACTCAACACCGCTGCTCTCccggggaacccaggagtcctgccccgcCGCCCCGGGCTCAGTGCACCTGGAAGAGCCCGAAGAAGGTGAGATATGGCTCGGCCTTGAGCCGCACGTCGCGGAGGGTGCGGAGGCGCAGGACGGAttgtttctggaggagcaggagcccaGAGACCTGGCACACGTGCAGCTCGGGGTCCTGCGGGCCGGCGCTGGTCGGGGGGAACTGCTCCAGGCACCGCAGGGCCAGCACCCCGTCCACCAGCACGTCCAGCTTGATGTACACCGTCCGCCCCTCGTTGAAATGCACCtgccgggggcagagggggtcaatagaacccaggagtccgggccccaaaccccctgctctaaccaccagccctccctgccctcccagagctggggagagaacccaggagtcctggctcccagccccccctgctctaaccaccagcccccactcccctctcagagccggggagagaacccaggagtcctggctcccagcccccctgctctaacccaccagcccccactcccctcccagagccagggagagaacccaggagtcctggctcccagccccccctgctctaaccaccagcccccactcccctcccagagccggggagagaacccaggagtcctggctcccagcctcccctgctctaacccaccagcccccactcccctcccagagcaagggggagaacccaggagtccgggctcccagcccccctgccctaaCCCACcagccacacccctcccagagctggggacggaacccaggagtcctggctcccagccccctgctctaacccagtaCAGCCCCTTCTGGAGGAcactcctcccagcgccgggagagaacccaggagtcctggctcccagcccccctgctctaacccaccagcccccactcccctcccagagctgggagagaacccaggagtcctggctcccagccccccctgctctaacccaccagcccccactcccctcccagagccgggagagaacccaggagtcctggctcccagcccccctgctctaacccaccagcccccactcccctcccagagccgggagagaacccaggcgtcctggctcccagccccccctgctctaacccaccagccccactcccctcccagagctggggagagaacccaggagtcctggctcccagccccccctgctctaacccaccagcccccactcccctcccagagccggggagagaacccaggagtcctggctcccagccccctcccggcCCGCAGGTGGAGTCACTGGCTTCACACAGCCCCTCCTAGAATTACCTGAGTTGATCCCAGCTGGGTCCTTTGGCAATTGCACTGAAACAGAGACCAACATGAGCCGTTACTAcactggggggtgctgggagccggactcctgggttctctccccggctctgggaggggggtgggggctggtgggttagagcagggggggctgggagccaggactcctgggttctcttcccggctctgggaggggagtgggggctagtggttagagccggatGGGGGCTCAAAACCAGAATGACTTAATCAG is a genomic window of Mauremys reevesii isolate NIE-2019 linkage group 14, ASM1616193v1, whole genome shotgun sequence containing:
- the LOC120381908 gene encoding tumor necrosis factor ligand superfamily member 13-like, coding for MAGAPGCQALGGLWLGGAAALGVLACLIALMAQQAHLGALRGELTQLRGELVAARRGENQGPGELESPLAAGVQPPLVWRRGKRGSEGISRQQDQRQQHRKRSVLHLAPSHRSTNNEGDMTEIWWQPFLQQGRALEVSGPDVTVKQTGLYLVYSQVLFHDPTFTMGQVLWRASAGGPGQILLRCVQSMPREPEQAYNSCYSGGVFQLHRGDQLSLRVPRANASLDLSPHGTFLGLVRL
- the TNFSF12 gene encoding tumor necrosis factor ligand superfamily member 12, giving the protein MGRRRRRARAGRALGLAGAAVGLAGLGLVLAAWAWARSPPRELPEEMPGALELLAPAIGRSPQGWFQHHLDQGAAPRERRSAASKGKKPCKKPVAAHYKVQLPKDPAGINSGNSRRGCVKPVTPPAGREGVHFNEGRTVYIKLDVLVDGVLALRCLEQFPPTSAGPQDPELHVCQVSGLLLLQKQSVLRLRTLRDVRLKAEPYLTFFGLFQVH